The Rhododendron vialii isolate Sample 1 chromosome 5a, ASM3025357v1 genome contains a region encoding:
- the LOC131326898 gene encoding uncharacterized protein LOC131326898 isoform X2 → MALSNAKVYGVEDYVDFIVGDFIQLAPSLKGDAVFLSPPWGGPSYKATKNFTLDLLKPKDGYSLFQIAQTITPNIIMFLPRNVDLLQVEELSWLSSPPLCVEIEKNYVNSYLKGITAYFGDAAFGKMELS, encoded by the exons ATGGCATTAAGTAACGCAAAAGTCTACGGCGTGGAAGATTATGTTGATTTCATTGTTGGAGACTTTATCCAACTTGCTCCTTCTCTAAAG gGGGATGCagtatttctctctccaccatgGGGAGGTCCGTCATACAAAGCAACGAAGAATTTTACCCTTGATTTATTGAAGCCGAAAGATGG GTACTCATTGTTTCAAATTGCTCAAACAATAACGCCTAACATCATTATGTTCTTACCGCGGAATGTGGATTTGCTCCAAGTGGAAGAACTTTCATGGCTGTCTTCTCCTCCATTATGTGTTGAG ATTGAAAAGAATTATGTGAACAGCTATTTAAAGGGCATAACTGCGTATTTTGGTGATGCTGCATTTGGGAAAATGGAATTATCTTGA